GTACTTTTTGCTGAATGTTGTTGTGAACCTGGTACTTCTCTTAAAGATCAATTATATAGAAATAAATGACATTCTTAGGTGATTTGCGACAGAGATACCTGTTCATGTAAATTAAGAGAAATCAACATTCtcactttctttccctttgttctgaATAATGTAAAGTGTTTTTGATGTTACTGTAAGCCTGAAGTAGTCATTCTGTCATAGTTCCTGTTGAGGTCCTCAGGAAACACAAGAACATCATATTTCCATAGGTGCAATTTTGTGTAACCAGAGAGGAGTTGGATGAGCGCAATAAAGATTGCAATCAGCATGGAACATTGAGTGGAAGACACTGtaagcagagagaaaacagaaaactttaTTGGTAATCTTAGAGTATTTGTATCAGGAACTTATCCAAATAGGAGTCATATGTTTGTGTCCTGAGCATGTATGCTTGTGGTTTAGAATATGATATGTGTCAAGATAGTAAAATTTTTACCCTATGATCTCACTTGAACATTGCAAATACTTTTACTGAAAGCATACAGCTATTAAAAATCCCATCAGCTCCCAGTAGCCCTTGTACTTCCTCTTCCTGTAAGCGGCCAGAGGTGACCCGTGAAGATGGTTCGCTACTCTCTTGACCCAGAAAACCCTACAAAATCATGCAAATCGAGAGGATCAAACCTTCGGGTTCACTTTAAGAACACCCGTGAAACGGCCCAGGCCATCAAGGGTATGCATATCCGAAAAGCCACCAAGTATCTGAAAGATGTCACTTTGAAGAAGCAGTGTGTGCCATTTCGACGGTACAATGGTGGAGTCGGTAGGTGCGCCCAGGCCAAACAGTGGGGCTGGACACAGGGTCGGTGGCCAAAAAAGAGTGCGGAATTTTTGCTGCACATGCTGAAAAATGCAGAGAGCAATGCTGAACTGAAGGGTTTAGATGTGGACTCTCTGGTCATTGAGCACATCCAGGTGAACAAAGCACCTAAGATGCGCCGACGAACTTACAGAGCTCATGGCCGGATTAACCCATACATGAGCTCCCCCTGCCACATCGAGATGATCCTCACTGAAAAGGAACAGATTGTTCCAAAGCGAGAAGAGGAGgttgcacagaagaaaaagatatcccagaagaaactgaagaaacaaaaacttatggCACGGGAATAAATTCAGcatgaaataaatgcagataaaagtaaaaaaaaaattccatcaaTTAAACAGCATCAGATACACAAGAAtcttaatataaaacataaaaacaaggcAATATGACCCCTGTGAAAAATATCCATTTCAAAGTAATGGATTCCAGTCGGAATTAATTCAATGATATTCCCCATACTTTAATATAGTAATTATAAGAATATTGAATGAAGTGAAAGGGGTTGCAAATAAAGTTCAAAGTAAATCCAAAGAGCATACAAATGAATAGCTGAATGAGATT
The sequence above is a segment of the Chionomys nivalis chromosome X, mChiNiv1.1, whole genome shotgun sequence genome. Coding sequences within it:
- the LOC130867738 gene encoding 60S ribosomal protein L17-like — translated: MVRYSLDPENPTKSCKSRGSNLRVHFKNTRETAQAIKGMHIRKATKYLKDVTLKKQCVPFRRYNGGVGRCAQAKQWGWTQGRWPKKSAEFLLHMLKNAESNAELKGLDVDSLVIEHIQVNKAPKMRRRTYRAHGRINPYMSSPCHIEMILTEKEQIVPKREEEVAQKKKISQKKLKKQKLMARE